ACAGCTCGGGCAAGCAGGCGGTTTTTCTCCGTTTTCTGTTCACGTCGCCCCAGTTCTGCCAGTTCTCCCTGCTGCCGTCCGGGCAGGATGATCCCTGCGACATGGAACTGCCCGGCCCGCGCGGACCCGAGCCGTACCGCATTTCCGGAGGCGATGCCGCCGTGCGGCAGGTCCTGCTTTCTCCCAAGGTCCGTCAGGCGCTGGAGCGCATGTGCCGCATCATGGCTTCGCATCACGGCTACGTGCATGCCACGCGCGACTATTTCGAACTCGTGCTGCCCGCCCCGATCTATTCGACGCCCGGTCCCGCCCTTGTCGTGGCTGGCGTGGACTTCGCCCACCTGCTCGGCTCCAACGCCGAATGCGTCGGACCACGGGAATAGCAGAATCTTCGGCTACCGGAGTTTTTTTGACTCCACGGCATTCATAAGTTCTGAATTACTTGACTTTTTTCGGACGATCCGTTTCGAGAAGTTGAAGAGGCCGGATGCATGTCCCGACAGGGCATGCATCCGGCCTCTTCAACTTCTCGAAACATATGGGGATCCAAGGGGCCTTGCTCCTTGGCAGGTCCGGGCAGCGCCCGGCCCCCCCGGGAGGGTCGCCGAAGGCCCTTATTCCGATACCAGCGCGCTGAGATCGTATATCTCGGACCCCTCGATCTCGGCACTGACAATGGTGCCGGGCGTGAGCGGACTCTCGGGCGGAGCGGACACGTAGGTCACGCCGTCCACTTCCGGGGCCTGAAACCATGTGCGGCCGATGTACAGGCCGGGCCATTCCGGGGATTCGCGTTCCACGAGCACCTCCATGGTCCGTCCCACGTGGGAGGCCATGATCTCGCGACTGATTTCGGTCTGGAAGGCCATGATCTCGTCGCGGCGGGCCTGCTTGACCGCGTCCTCGACCTGATTCGGCATGGCCGCCGCCGGGGTGCCGTCCTCTGGCCAGTACGGGAATACCCCCAGATGATGAAACCTCACTTCGCGCACGAAATCGGCAAGGACCTGAAAGCTCTCGTCGGTCTCGCCGGGATAGCCCACGATGAAGGTGGTGCGCAGGGCCGCTTCCGGGAAGTATTTGCGTACCCGATCAATGACCCGGCGCGGATCGCGTGCAAACGGGCGACCCATGGACTTGAGCACGTCCGGGTGCGCGTGCTGGAGCGGAATGTCGAAGTAGGGCAGAAACGGGCGGCCCAGATCGCGCAGAAATGCAAGCAGGTCGTCGGTCAATCCGGCAGGGTAGAGGTACATGACCCGCAGCCAGTCCAGACCGGACAGGGAACACAGGCCGGACATCAGCCGCTTGACCGCGTCCGCTTCACCCAGATCGGACCCGTAGGCCGTGCTGTCCTGTCCCACGACCACGAGTTCGGGCACACCGGTGGAGAGAAGCTGTTTTGCCTCGTCCAGCAGATGATCCACGGTCCAGCTCTTGTGCGGTCCCCGAATGGACGGAATGGTGCAGAAACGGCAGTTGTGCGAACAGCCTTCGGAAATCTTGAGGTAGGCGTGCCCCGGACCGGTGGAAAGGGCGCGCGGTGCGGACGGGTCCGTGTCCCTGCCCAAAGCCTTTCGGGCCATGTCCGGCCATTGGTCGATCTGGTCCGTGGTCAGCCAGAGGTCCACCTCGGGAATCTCGTCCCGGAGCGAATCGCCGAACCGCGAGACCAGACAGCCCGCCACGGCGAGCACGGGCCTGTGGTCGCCTGCGGAATCCTCAACTTCCTGCACCGCCTCGAAAACGGTGTCCAGGGATTCCTCGATGGCAGGCTGGATGAAGCCGCAGGTGTTGATGATCACCAGATCGGCCCGGCTCGGGGATTCCGCGGGAACCACGCCGCTGCCCAGCGCTCCGAGCAGGCGTTCGGTGTCGACCCGGTTCTTGGGACAGCCAAGGCTCACGGTGTATACATTTATAATGGTGTCGAAGTTTTGGTCCATTGCATTTCCTTTGATCTGCCCGGGTGATTGGAGTAGTATTCAACGCAAGTCCCGCTGTCCGGCCCGGGCGGGACCGAATGTGCATCACCCACGGCAGGAGGTCAAATTGCATTCCACGCTCTTCAATCCCGACCGACAGTATTCCATCGGGGTCATCGGCGATATTCCGGCCCTGCTGGCATTCTGGGAGATGTTCCGCAATCAGGTCAATGATTCCGCATTGCGGGAAATAGGTATTGTCGCCGCAGCCCTGCCCGGGGAAACACCCATGCCTTCGGGCTACGAGTCCGGCACGGGAATTCCCACGTACGCGGGATTTCGGACCATGCTGGAAAAGCATCCGGAAATCAACATGGTGATAGAGGCCTCGGGCAGGCAGTCCGTGGTCACGGAACTGCGTGCCTCCCTGCCTGCGGCAATCACCATCGTGGAGCGCGGCGCTGCGAATTTTTTCATCAAGCTGCTGACTTCCGACAAGATGTGGGTGGCGTGCAAGCTTGACCTCATGCACACCCAGAGCATGCTCAAGACCATCGTCGATCAGATGGACGAGGAAATTCTTTTTCTCACCCGCGAAGGTACGGTGCGTGATGCGAACAGAACCGTGCTTTCCCGCGTGGGACTGTCCAAGAAGCAGGTTGTGGGCAAGAGCATGTGCGACGTGTTCGGCACACCGGAAAGCATCACCTGCGAAGGCGGCAAGGACCCGTTCGCCGAAACCGTGAAGAGCGGGGAACCCGCCGATGCCACCTATTCCCAGGTGGGCGAGGACGGTCGGGTTCAGTATTTCCGCATATACACCTATCCCATCAAGGACGAGGACGGCAGCCTCAACCACGTGGTTGCGGTGCGACGCAATATCACTCAGCGCCGGGCCATCGAGAATCGGTTGCGCCAGGCCGAGAAACTTGCTTCCATCGGCGAGCTCTCCTATTACATCGCCCATGAGATCAGGAACCCCATGTTCACGATTTCCGGATTCGCCAATTCCCTGATGCGAACCGAGGGACTCGCTG
Above is a window of Pseudodesulfovibrio tunisiensis DNA encoding:
- the rimO gene encoding 30S ribosomal protein S12 methylthiotransferase RimO translates to MDQNFDTIINVYTVSLGCPKNRVDTERLLGALGSGVVPAESPSRADLVIINTCGFIQPAIEESLDTVFEAVQEVEDSAGDHRPVLAVAGCLVSRFGDSLRDEIPEVDLWLTTDQIDQWPDMARKALGRDTDPSAPRALSTGPGHAYLKISEGCSHNCRFCTIPSIRGPHKSWTVDHLLDEAKQLLSTGVPELVVVGQDSTAYGSDLGEADAVKRLMSGLCSLSGLDWLRVMYLYPAGLTDDLLAFLRDLGRPFLPYFDIPLQHAHPDVLKSMGRPFARDPRRVIDRVRKYFPEAALRTTFIVGYPGETDESFQVLADFVREVRFHHLGVFPYWPEDGTPAAAMPNQVEDAVKQARRDEIMAFQTEISREIMASHVGRTMEVLVERESPEWPGLYIGRTWFQAPEVDGVTYVSAPPESPLTPGTIVSAEIEGSEIYDLSALVSE
- a CDS encoding two-component system sensor histidine kinase NtrB, which gives rise to MHSTLFNPDRQYSIGVIGDIPALLAFWEMFRNQVNDSALREIGIVAAALPGETPMPSGYESGTGIPTYAGFRTMLEKHPEINMVIEASGRQSVVTELRASLPAAITIVERGAANFFIKLLTSDKMWVACKLDLMHTQSMLKTIVDQMDEEILFLTREGTVRDANRTVLSRVGLSKKQVVGKSMCDVFGTPESITCEGGKDPFAETVKSGEPADATYSQVGEDGRVQYFRIYTYPIKDEDGSLNHVVAVRRNITQRRAIENRLRQAEKLASIGELSYYIAHEIRNPMFTISGFANSLMRTEGLADKSREKLGIILEESKRLDEILKSLMNFTRPTGAEVHEVDLNDVTRATMDVMTFPCTNQGIDVVLDLDESVARVRGNPDLIKQCLINLVKNSIEAMPNGGKLVVATGMSRDKAVLTVEDTGCGIPADIRDKIFSPFFSTKGKGSGLGLAQTKIIMEEIGGDVDLVSRVNMGTKVSLVMPPLLAVAESGESG